The following is a genomic window from Pseudomonas promysalinigenes.
GCCAAAGCTTTGCTCGGCCACTGCATCGCGCACCAGTTGTCGATCAGCCAGGTGATGCTGGCCAACGAGGCCGCCTGGCGCCCTGAAAGCGAAACCCGCAGCGGCCTGCTGCACATTTGGCAGGTGATGCAGGATTGCGTCGAAGCCGGCTACCGTCACGAAGGGGTTCTACCCGGCGGCCTGAAGGTCAAGCGCCGCGCTCCGGCACTGTACCGCCAACTGAGCCGCCACCCGGAAGCCAACCTGCGCGATGCATTGTCGGTGCTCGACTGGGTCAACCTCTATGCCCTTTCGGTCAACGAGGAAAACGCCAATGGCGGGCGGGTAGTCACCGCGCCCACCAACGGTGCGGCGGGCATCGTGCCGGCAGTGCTGCACTACTACATGCGCTTCGTCCCAGGTGCCAGCGAAGAGGGGGTGGTGCGTTTTCTGCTGACCGCTGCCGCCATCGGCATCCTCTACAAGGAAAACGCCTCGATTTCCGGGGCTGAAGTCGGCTGCCAGGGCGAGGTGGGGGTAGCCTGTTCGATGGCCGCCGGGGCCTTGTGTGAGGTGATGGGCGGCACCGTGCAGCAAGTCGAGAACGCTGCTGAAATCGGCATGGAGCACAACCTTGGGCTGACCTGCGACCCCATTGGCGGGTTGGTACAGGTGCCGTGTATCGAGCGCAATGCCATGGGCTCGGTCAAGGCGATCAACGCGGTGCGCATGGCCCTGCGCGGTGACGGGCAGCACTACGTGTCGCTCGATAAGGTGATTCGTACCATGCGCCAGACCGGCGCCGACATGAAAAGCAAATACAAGGAGACCGCCCGCGGCGGTCTGGCCGTCAACATCATCGAATGTTGACCCGATATACAACCAAGGAGTCATCGATGTCCGAAACACTGCAAAAGACCCCGCTGCACGCCCTGCACCTGGAGCTGGGCGCGCGCATGGTGCCATTCGCCGGCTTCGACATGCCGGTGCAGTACCCGCTGGGGGTGCTCAAGGAGCACCTGCACACCCGCGAACAGGCAGGCCTGTTCGACGTATCGCACATGGGCCAGATCCTGCTGCGCGGCGCAGACGCCGCCAAGGCACTGGAGACTCTGGTGCCGGTAGACATCATCGACCTGCCAGTGGGTATGCAGCGCTATGCGATGTTCACCAACGACCAAGGTGGCATCCTCGACGACCTGATGGTCGCCAACCTGGGCGACGACACCTTGTTCCTGGTGGTCAACGCGGCCTGCAAGGAGCAGGACCTGGCCCACCTGCGCAAGCATATCGGCAACCGTTGTGAAGTGCAGGCGCTGTTCCAGGAACGAGCCCTGCTCGCGCTGCAGGGCCCGGCTGCGGTGAAGGTGCTGGAACGCCTGGTACCCGAGGTTGCTGGCATGACGTTCATGCAGGTGCGCGCAGTGAAACTGCTCGATGAAGACTGTTACGTAAGCCGCTCGGGCTACACCGGCGAAGACGGCTACGAGATTTCAGTGCCTGTCGGCGCCGCCGAGGCATTGGCGCGCCGCCTGCTGGCCGACCCGCAGGTGCAGCCCATCGGGCTGGGGGCACGCGACTCGCTGCGCCTTGAAGCAGGCCTGTGCCTCTATGGCCACGACATGGACACCCATACCACGCCAATCGAAGCCAGCCTGCTGTGGGCAGTGTCCAAGGTTCGCCGAGCAGACGGCGGCCGTGCCGGTGGTTTCCCCGGCGCCGAGGTCATATTTGCCCAGCAGCAAACGGGGGTGGCCCGCAAGCGCGTGGGTCTGTTACCACAAGAACGCACGCCGGTACGCGAAGGCGCGGAGATTGTTGATGCGTTCGATAATAACGTTGGCAAAGTATGCAGTGGCGGATTTGGCCCGACACTCGGCGCCCCAGTCGCCATGGGCTATATCGATATCGAACACTGTGCATTGGACACTCCCCTGTTCGCCTTGGTACGCGGTAAGAAGGTTGCCTTGAAAGTCAGCAAAATGCCTTTCGTTGCACAGCGTTACTACCGTGGTTGAAGACAGGACATAAGGTTCAGTGGCA
Proteins encoded in this region:
- a CDS encoding L-serine ammonia-lyase — its product is MSLSVFDLFKIGIGPSSSHTVGPMRAAARFVQGLRRDGLLASTVSVKAELYGSLGATGKGHGSDKAVLLGLQGEHPDSVDTEIIPARLQAIRASGQLSLLGEKTIAFDEKQHLAMIRKPLAYHPNGMIFRAFDGAGLQIRSREYYSVGGGFVVDEDAAGQDRIVEDSTVLAYPFTTAKALLGHCIAHQLSISQVMLANEAAWRPESETRSGLLHIWQVMQDCVEAGYRHEGVLPGGLKVKRRAPALYRQLSRHPEANLRDALSVLDWVNLYALSVNEENANGGRVVTAPTNGAAGIVPAVLHYYMRFVPGASEEGVVRFLLTAAAIGILYKENASISGAEVGCQGEVGVACSMAAGALCEVMGGTVQQVENAAEIGMEHNLGLTCDPIGGLVQVPCIERNAMGSVKAINAVRMALRGDGQHYVSLDKVIRTMRQTGADMKSKYKETARGGLAVNIIEC
- the gcvT gene encoding glycine cleavage system aminomethyltransferase GcvT, yielding MSETLQKTPLHALHLELGARMVPFAGFDMPVQYPLGVLKEHLHTREQAGLFDVSHMGQILLRGADAAKALETLVPVDIIDLPVGMQRYAMFTNDQGGILDDLMVANLGDDTLFLVVNAACKEQDLAHLRKHIGNRCEVQALFQERALLALQGPAAVKVLERLVPEVAGMTFMQVRAVKLLDEDCYVSRSGYTGEDGYEISVPVGAAEALARRLLADPQVQPIGLGARDSLRLEAGLCLYGHDMDTHTTPIEASLLWAVSKVRRADGGRAGGFPGAEVIFAQQQTGVARKRVGLLPQERTPVREGAEIVDAFDNNVGKVCSGGFGPTLGAPVAMGYIDIEHCALDTPLFALVRGKKVALKVSKMPFVAQRYYRG